CATTGAGAAACATCCAGACGGATATGTATCGTATCCGCTTGGACTCAAAGGTGTGGTAGTGGGACAGGGAGACAGTTACGAAGAAGCTCTAAACGATGTAAAGTCAGCGATTCGATTTCATATTGAAACGTTTGGAGAAGAAGTATTTGAAGAAGAATCTCCCGTGATGGAAGCCTTTATTGCGGAAGCGGTAGCGGTGGATTGATTGCCTCAGAAATTTCCTGTAGATGCTCCCAAAGCGCGAGTAATCAAAGCCCTGAAATTCCTGGGTTTTGAAATTATTAGAGAAAGAGAACACATATCGATGAGTCGTGAAAATCCGGATGGAACTAAAACACCTTTAACGATTCCGAACCATTCCAAGATTAAAGGATCTACGTTACGTACAATCTGTTCTCAATCCGGGATTTCCAGAGACGATTTTTTAGATGCTTTTGAAGAATTTTAGAGCTGTCACAGCAGTTGATTTTTCAAGATACGATCCACAACGGCTTTTTTGATCTTAGGTTTTAAAGAATGAGAATAACACACTATCCTGAAACTGATTCAATCTATATTGATTTGTCGAACCGCCCTTCTTTCGAGACGAAAGAGATTAATTCAGACCTAAACGTAGACTTGGATGAAAACGGTAGACCCGTAGGGATTGATATTCATGGACATGCTTCCAAATACGTTGATATATCCTCGATCCTTTTTGAGACTGCAAAACCGTAGTTTTCAAGTTAGGATCTTCTTTCCTTAACAAGGATGTAGAAGAAAACTTCCCTCTTTAGCCGTGATTGTTTGGCATATCCAAATCGCGAAGAGATATCGGAGTTCAAGGGGAAGAGGAAAGGAAAGCCCGTATTCAAGAGATATCGGCACAAAAATGTACAATAACGGTTTGAAGGATTTCGGTTTAACGAGAAGGATCTTGTTTCTATTTTAAAAAACCGGGAAAGAAACCGGGAAAAGAGAGTAATTTAGAACTTTTACCGAAGAAGAAAAAAAGTACGGAAAACGAGTCCTGTTCGGGTCCTAAAATGCCTCCTTCCGAAAAAACGAGTTGCCTAAATTTGTGATACCAAAGAGAGTTAAATAGCACGATTTCCCTTAACTCGAAAAGGAAATCCTCGAAAACCCCCGCCCTAATACATTGCGCTCCTTTCCTTGGGGCCTCTAAACTTAAAAACCCGATCTTTGGAATCTTTTCTAAAGACGACTCCGACGGAAACGTCGGGGCGGAGGGGGGATAGTAACACCCCCCTGCTAATGTTGAAAATTCAAAAAGTCCCTAGTGTACAAAGGGAGAAATCGGCTTGTATGGGACTTAAATACTATTGGGAACAAACAATCTCTGTGCCGGAAGAACTCAAGAAACCGTTTGTAGACTGGCTGTCGTTCACGGTGGAATATA
The nucleotide sequence above comes from Leptospira weilii. Encoded proteins:
- a CDS encoding type II toxin-antitoxin system HicB family antitoxin; this translates as MRQLKVIIEKHPDGYVSYPLGLKGVVVGQGDSYEEALNDVKSAIRFHIETFGEEVFEEESPVMEAFIAEAVAVD
- a CDS encoding type II toxin-antitoxin system HicA family toxin, with the protein product MPQKFPVDAPKARVIKALKFLGFEIIREREHISMSRENPDGTKTPLTIPNHSKIKGSTLRTICSQSGISRDDFLDAFEEF
- a CDS encoding DUF2283 domain-containing protein encodes the protein MRITHYPETDSIYIDLSNRPSFETKEINSDLNVDLDENGRPVGIDIHGHASKYVDISSILFETAKP